The Callospermophilus lateralis isolate mCalLat2 chromosome 3, mCalLat2.hap1, whole genome shotgun sequence genome has a segment encoding these proteins:
- the Pla2g4d gene encoding cytosolic phospholipase A2 delta translates to MESLSPEGRPDHPHQGEASACWQLTVTVLEARRLRGHDLLSEADPYVILQLPTTPGTKFKTKTVTNSSHPVWNETFSFLIQSQVKNVLELSICDEDLITKDDICFKVFYDVSEVLPGKLLRKTFSLDPQRQEELDVEFLIEKMSSYPENLITNNVLVARELSCLNICLDRARSTALTAGQDKLELELVLKGSYEDTQTSTLGTAPAFCFHYLAAQDAELSGHLRSYRSSGSNSNNSAGHLTVPLKSLAIGKEVTINVPTTNAPGVRLQLKADSCPKELPVRLGFHLCAEEEAFLSRRKQVVAKALKQALQLDRDLQEDEVPVVGIMAEGGGTRAMTSLYGHLLALQKLGLLDCVTYLSGISGATWAMAHLYWDPEWSQKDLEGPISHVREHLTKSKLSAFSPERLEIYRRELKLRAEQGHSTTVVDLWALVLESMLHGQVVDQKLSGQRTALERGQNPLPLYLSLNVKENNLDTLEFKEWVEFSPYEVGFLKYGGFVPPELFGSKFFMGQLMKRLPESQICFLEGIWSNIFSLNLLDTWYGLTCSEGDWKQHIKDKIQNVEKAPVASSATSSWMESSWLKSGTALAQAFKGFLTNRPLHQREANFLHGLQLHRDYCKQKDFSTWADFQLDPIPSRLTPQEPQLCLVDPAYFINTSFPSLLRPGRRMDLILSFNYSLNSPFEALQQSELYCRARGLPFPHVELSPEDQLQPKECYLFSDPMCPEAPVLLHFPLVNVSFKDYSAPGVQRSPAEIPAGQVDVTKDTSPYALCNMTYKKEDFDGLLRLSDYNVQNSQAAILQALRTVLKRRAPEARPSKAQM, encoded by the exons GGGGAGGCCTCAGCCTGCTGGCAGCTCACTGTGACTGTCCTGGAGGCTCGGCGGCTGCGTGGACATGACCTGT TGAGTGAGGCAGACCCATATGTGATCCTGCAGCTGCCAACCACTCCTGGAACAAAGTTCAAGACCAAAACAGTCACCAACTCCAGTCATCCTGTATGGAATGAGACCTTCAGTTTCCTTATCCAGAGTCAGGTCAAG AATGTTTTAGAGCTGAGCATCTGTGATGAAGACTTAATCACGAAGGATGACATCTGCTTTAAGGTTTTCTATGATGTCTCAGAAGTCCTCCCTGgcaagctcctcaggaaaaccttctCCCTGGATCCCCAG AGACAGGAAGAGTTGGATGTGGAGTTCCTGATAGAAAAAAT GTCCAGCTATCCAGAAAACCTCATCACCAACAATGTCCTTGTG GCCCGAGAGCTGTCATGCCTGAATATCTGCCTGGACAGAGCGAGGAGTACAGCACTGACTGCAG GACAGGACAAATTGGAACTGGAGCTGGTGCTGAAGGGGTCATATGAGGACACACAGACATCCACCCTGGGCACAGCCCCTGCCTTCTGCTTTCACTACCTGGCAGCCCAAGATGCAGAGCTGAGTGGGCACCTGAGG AGTTACAGAAGCAGTGGATCGAATTCGAACAACTCAGCTGGGCACCTCACTGTGCCCTTGAAGTCCTTGGCCATAGGGAAAGAGGTGACCATCAATGTTCCTACAACAAAT GCTCCAGGAGTGAGGTTGCAGCTCAAGGCAGACAGCTG ccctaaGGAACTACCTGTTCGCCTGGGCTTCCATCTGTGTGCTGAGGAAGAGGCCTTCCTGAGCAGGAGGAagcaagtggtggccaaggccctGAAGCAGGCCCTGCAGTTGGACAGAGACCTGCAGGAGGATGAG GTCCCTGTTGTGGGCATCATGGCTGAAGGAGGAGGGACCCGTGCCATGACCTCCCTCTACGGCCACCTATTGGCTCTGCAGAAGCTGGGTCTCCTGGACTGTGTGACCTACCTCAGTGGCATATCAGGTGCTACATG GGCAATGGCCCACCTGTACTGGGATCCTGAGTGGTCGCAAAAGGACCTTGAGGGACCCATCAGCCATGTCCGGGAACATCTGACCAAGAGCAAGCTGTCAGCCTTCTCCCCAGAGCGCCTGGAGATCTATCGCAGAGAGCTGAAGCTGCGGGCTGAGCAGGGCCACTCCACGACAGTTGTGGACCTGTGGGCCCTGGTGCTGGAGTCCATGCTGCATGGCCAG GTTGTGGATCAGAAGCTGTCAGGACAGAGAACAGCACTGGAGCGGGGTCAGAACCCTCTGCCTCTTTACCTGAGCctcaatgtcaaagagaacaatcTGGATACCTTGGAATTCAAGG AGTGGGTTGAATTCTCCCCCTATGAGGTCGGGTTCCTGAAGTATGGAGGTTTTGTCCCTCCTGAGCTCTTTGGTTCCAAGTTCTTCATGGGGCAACTGATGAAGAGGCTCCCTGAGTCCCAGATCTGCTTTCTAGAAG GTATCTGGAGCAATATTTTTTCCCTAAACTTGTTGGACACCTGGTATGGCCTCACCTGCTCTGAGGGGGACTGGAAGCAGCACATTAAGGACAAGATCCAGAACGTAG AGAAGGCACCTGTAGCCTCCTCTGCAACCTCCTCATGGATGGAGTCCTCCTGGCTGAAGTCTGGAACAGCACTGGCCCAGGCATTTAAGGGCTTCCTGACTAACAGGCCACTCCACCAGCGTGAGGCCAACTTCCTTCATGGCCTCCAGCTGCACCGGGACTACTGCAAGCAGAAAGACTTCTCCACCTGGGCAG ACTTCCAGCTAGACCCCATCCCTAGTCGACTGACCCCCCAGGAACCCCAGCTCTGCCTGGTGGACCCGGCCTACTTCATCAACACCAGCTTTCCTTCCTTGCTCCGGCCTGGTCGCAGGATGGACCTCATACTCTCCTTCAACTACTCCCTAAACTCACCCTTTGAG GCGCTGCAGCAGTCGGAGCTGTACTGCAGGGCCCGGGGCCTGCCCTTCCCCCATGTGGAGCTCAGCCCTGAGGACCAACTCCAACCCAAAGAGTGTTACCTCTTCTCAGACCCCATGTGCCCCGAGGCCCCTGTCTTGCTGCATTTCCCGCTGGTCAATGTTTCCTTCAAGGACTACTCAGCTCCTG GTGTCCAGCGCAGCCCTGCAGAGATCCCTGCTGGCCAAGTGGATGTCACCAAGGACACCTCCCCCTATGCCCTGTGCAACATGACCTACAAGAAGGAAGACTTCGATGGTCTGCTGAGGCTCAGTGACTACAATGTGCAGAACAGCCAGGCTGCCATCCTGCAGGCCTTGAGGACTGTTCTGAAGCGCAGGGCCCCTGAGGCCAGGCCTTCAAAGGCACAGATGTAA